In Hermetia illucens chromosome 1, iHerIll2.2.curated.20191125, whole genome shotgun sequence, one genomic interval encodes:
- the LOC119658347 gene encoding glutathione S-transferase E14, whose product MIRSVVKPILFYDNRSPPVRSCLMLIKCLGVDVELKAVDLFKQEHLSAEFRKVNPLHTVPTLKDDGLTLTDSHAILIHLAQKYGDSGCGRGLNVYPKDDVARIKVINRLFFECGILFRRDSDMMTEIFRSGQKDVSHHRRKIEEAYDSMELYLAESEFMATDNMTIADFSIITTLSTVDLIFPVTAAKWPRLRSWIQKMQALPYYQDANQVGLDRLRKALRDYAKFDSLV is encoded by the exons ATGATTCGAAGTGTGGTGAAGCCCATCCTGTTCTACGACAACCGTAGTCCACCGGTTCGGAGCTGCTTGATGCTAATCAAGTGTCTGGGAGTCGATGTGGAGCTCAAGGCGGTCGATTTGTTTAAACAGGAGCACCTCAGCGCGGAATTCAGGAAG GTAAACCCATTGCATACGGTGCCCACCTTGAAAGACGACGGCCTGACGCTCACCGATAGCCATGCCATCCTCATCCATCTTGCCCAGAAGTATGGCGACAGCGGTTGCGGCCGTGGTTTGAATGTTTACCCAAAAGATGATGTGGCGAGAATAAAAGTTATCAATCGACTGTTCTTTGAATGCGGGATCCTATTCCGACGTGACAGTGATATGATG ACCGAAATATTCCGTTCAGGACAAAAGGACGTGAGCCACCATAGAAGAAAGATAGAGGAGGCATACGATTCAATGGAACTCTACTTGGCAGAAAGCGAATTCATGGCCACAGATAAT ATGACCATAGCTGACTTCTCGATAATTACTACTCTCTCCACTGTGGACCTAATCTTTCCCGTAACCGCCGCCAAATGGCCTCGACTACGCTCTTGGATTCAAAAGATGCAGGCGCTCCCATACTATCAAGATGCTAATCAAGTCGGCTTGGATCGCCTCCGGAAAGCATTGAGAGATTATGCAAAGTTTGACTCTTTAGTTTGA